CGCCGCTGGCATGAGGAGGATTACTGGCTGTCGAAGCCTTGTGGGGCGTGGGTTTCGATCGTCACTTCGCTGGTGGTCATCAGCTTGTGAATCGGGCAGCGATCGGCAACGCGCAGCAATTCCTCGCGCTGGGCATTGGTAAGGACGCCTTTGAGAGTAAGGGTGACGTGCAAGACGTATTTACCTTTCTGCTCTTCGCTATTGTCGCGTTTGACGTCAACACCGACACCGGTCAGCGGGATGTCTTTCTTCTTCGCGTACATCTTCAGGGTCAGTGCTTTGCAGGCGCCGAGGGCTGCATCGAAATAGTCGTGCGGCTCAGGTGCCGAGCCTTCGCCGCCTGCCGATTTCGGCACGTCGGCAAACAATTCGTGGTCATCAATTTGTACGGTGTGACGAAAACCTTCAGCGGAGACGGTATTGACGGTAACGGTCATGGGAACCTCACTGGCAGTAGGAAAAGTCGCTTCGATCAAAAAAGACCTTGCAGTTATAGAGTATTCCCACCGGTACGCGTTCCACTTTCCTGCGGGATGAACCCTTGTCGTCAGGGCAGGGTCTAGGCTATGCCTACTTCCTGGAGATTACTTGTGTCCCTGTATCGTTTGAGTCTTGCCTGTTTGTTGGTATTTGCCGGCAACGTCAGCGCCCGCGAGTACACCTACAGCGATGCGCACCTGCATTACGTGGATTTTTTCCAGGAAAGTGCTGGCATGGCGAAATTGCTGACGGCGATGAAGGGCGGTTCCGTCGAGCATGTGATGATTTCCGGTATTCCGGTTGCTAAGAAGTGGCATGAGGACGAACCCAAGCGCCCGCGCTATTACGCCGGGGATGACGCCGATGCTTACTGGTATAGCGCGACCGACGTGATTGTCGCCGACGCGGTGCAAAAACTGAGCGCCGAGCAGCGCCCGTACTTTCATCCGTTCCTCTCGGGCTTCAATCCCAACGACAAGAACTCCGCCGCACATATCCAGCGCATGCTCGATCTGTATCCGGGGCTGTGGCAGGGCATCGGTGAGGTGTTCACCCGCCACGACGACCTGACAGCGCTGACCTCTGGCGACACGCCACGCGCCAACAACGAAGCGATGACCAAGATCTATCATTTGGCCGCCGAGAACGATTTGCCGGTGATGCTGCATTCCAATATCACCTCCAAGCGTGAGAAGAATCCGCTGTACTTGAAGGAAATCGAGGAGCCGCTGCGCAATCACCCGCACACACGGTTTATCTGGGCGCACGCGGGCACCAGCGCAGAAATCCATCGGCATCAGACGCAACTGACATTCCTGTTGCCCACGCTGACGCGCATGCTTGAGGCGTATCCCAATCTGTTCATCGACTTGTCATGGAGCATGCTAACGCCGTACCTGCTGGACGAGCAGGGCAAGCCGCGAGCGGAATGGCTGGCGCTGGTCGAGAAATACCCGGAGCGCTTCATGCTGGGTTCAGACGTAGTCGGGCGATTCAACAAACTCGGTGAGGAAATGCACAGCTTCAAGCCATTCCTCGATGCATTGCCCGAGGACGTCGCGAAAAAAGTCGCTCGGGATAACTTCCTGGCGATCTTGCCGCGAACGGTGCTCAAGTCCGGCAAAAGCACGCTGAATCGTTAATGCCAACGGTTCGATGGATCAAGGCCTTTTGATATCGCCTTTTCGTCTTACGCATTTTTCCGCCGGGCCGATACCTTCTAAAGCAACCAGCTGCAGGTTTGATGCAGCGCTTTTGGAAGGAACCAGAGCAATGAGTATCCGTAGTCTCAATATTGCCCCGCGCGCCGGGCTCGGTTTTGGCTTGTTGGCGTTGATGGTATTTGCCCTCGGGGCGTTCGCTTTATTGCAAATGTCGAACATGCGCGCGCAGTCCGACGAGGTTGATAACAACTGGCTGCCGAGCGTGATGGCGGTCGGTGAGATGAGCCAGGACATGCTGCGCCTGCGCGCATTGACCATGCGCCTGCTGCTCAATCGAGATCCGCAGGCACTCGAACAGAACGTTGCCAAGCTCAATGAATTACGCGGTGTGCTCAGTGAGGCCCAGCAGCGTTATGACGTGCTGATCGTACTGCCCGAGGAGCGCAAGCTATTTGACCGCTTCAAGGTCGCCGAGCACCAGTACCTGGAGTTTCAGGCGCAGGTCATGCAGTTGTCTGCGCAGAATCGGGTCGAGGAGGCCGCGACCATTCTCAACGGTCAGATGAGTCCCTTGGCCGATGAAATTGCAGTGCTTTTGCGCGAACTGGTCGAACTGAATAAACACAATGCCAATCTCGCCACCGAAGCAGCGCGGCTGGTGTTTACCAGTTCGCGGGTGTGGGTCGGCGTGATGGTCGGTATCACTGCGCTGATCACCATTGGCTTGGCCCTGTTGCTGACGCGCAGCATCGTGCTGCCGCTGGCGCAATCGTTGGGTGTCGCCGAGGTGGTGGCAGGAGGTGATCTGACCGGCGATATCAACATCAGCGGCAAGGACGAACCGGCGCGACTGCTGCACGCGCTCAAGAGCATGCAACACAACCTGCGTGACACGATTCGGCAAATCTCCGAGTCCTCCAGTCAATTGGCCTCGGCCTCGGAAGAGCTGAGTTGCGTCACGGAAGACGCTACGCGCGGTTTGCACCAGCAGAGCCTGGAAATCGAACAGGCGGCCACGGCGGTCAATCAGATGACGGCTGCGGTGGAGGAGGTGGCAAGCAATGCCGTGGCCACGTCCGAGGCCTCTCGTGAATCCGATCGTATTGCCCAGCATGGCCGTCAACAGGTGCATCAAACGGTGTTGTCTATTGAATCGCTCGCCGATGATGTGACAGCCAATGCAAGTCAGGTGGAAGATCTGGCGCAGAAGGTTTACAGCATCAGCAAAGTGCTGGACGTGATTCGTTCGATTGCCGAGCAGACCAATCTGCTCGCTTTGAATGCTGCGATCGAGGCGGCGCGGGCTGGTGATGCCGGACGTGGGTTTGCGGTGGTAGCGGATGAGGTACGGGCCTTGGCGCATCGCACTCAGCAATCGACTCAGGAAATCGAGCAGATGATTGGCGGCATTCAGCAGGGCACCGATTCGGCGGTCAGTTCGATGCAGCAAAGCAATGTGCGCGCGCGTTCGACGCTCGAGTTGGCCAAGGCGGCCGGGACTGCACTTGAAGAGATCGCCTCGGCGTTCACGCTGATCAACGAGCGTAATCTGGTGATCGCCAGTGCTTCAGAGGAGCAGGCGGCTGTGGCACGTGAGGTTGATCGCAATCTGATGAATATTCGTGATCTGGCGATGCAGACCTCGGCGGGGGCCAATCAGACCAGTGCGGCCAGTCAGGAGTTGTCGCGGTTGGCGGTGGATCTGAACAGCATGGTGGCGAAGTTTTCGGTTTGAGTTTCGCCTTCAAAAGCCCCT
This region of Pseudomonas sp. R84 genomic DNA includes:
- a CDS encoding methyl-accepting chemotaxis protein; this encodes MSIRSLNIAPRAGLGFGLLALMVFALGAFALLQMSNMRAQSDEVDNNWLPSVMAVGEMSQDMLRLRALTMRLLLNRDPQALEQNVAKLNELRGVLSEAQQRYDVLIVLPEERKLFDRFKVAEHQYLEFQAQVMQLSAQNRVEEAATILNGQMSPLADEIAVLLRELVELNKHNANLATEAARLVFTSSRVWVGVMVGITALITIGLALLLTRSIVLPLAQSLGVAEVVAGGDLTGDINISGKDEPARLLHALKSMQHNLRDTIRQISESSSQLASASEELSCVTEDATRGLHQQSLEIEQAATAVNQMTAAVEEVASNAVATSEASRESDRIAQHGRQQVHQTVLSIESLADDVTANASQVEDLAQKVYSISKVLDVIRSIAEQTNLLALNAAIEAARAGDAGRGFAVVADEVRALAHRTQQSTQEIEQMIGGIQQGTDSAVSSMQQSNVRARSTLELAKAAGTALEEIASAFTLINERNLVIASASEEQAAVAREVDRNLMNIRDLAMQTSAGANQTSAASQELSRLAVDLNSMVAKFSV
- a CDS encoding OsmC family protein, with amino-acid sequence MTVTVNTVSAEGFRHTVQIDDHELFADVPKSAGGEGSAPEPHDYFDAALGACKALTLKMYAKKKDIPLTGVGVDVKRDNSEEQKGKYVLHVTLTLKGVLTNAQREELLRVADRCPIHKLMTTSEVTIETHAPQGFDSQ
- a CDS encoding amidohydrolase family protein, which codes for MSLYRLSLACLLVFAGNVSAREYTYSDAHLHYVDFFQESAGMAKLLTAMKGGSVEHVMISGIPVAKKWHEDEPKRPRYYAGDDADAYWYSATDVIVADAVQKLSAEQRPYFHPFLSGFNPNDKNSAAHIQRMLDLYPGLWQGIGEVFTRHDDLTALTSGDTPRANNEAMTKIYHLAAENDLPVMLHSNITSKREKNPLYLKEIEEPLRNHPHTRFIWAHAGTSAEIHRHQTQLTFLLPTLTRMLEAYPNLFIDLSWSMLTPYLLDEQGKPRAEWLALVEKYPERFMLGSDVVGRFNKLGEEMHSFKPFLDALPEDVAKKVARDNFLAILPRTVLKSGKSTLNR